A single genomic interval of Zingiber officinale cultivar Zhangliang chromosome 4A, Zo_v1.1, whole genome shotgun sequence harbors:
- the LOC121970153 gene encoding ubiquitin-conjugating enzyme E2 2 has product MSTPARKRLMRDFKRLQQDPPAGISGAPHDNNIMLWNAVIFGPDDTPWDGGTFKLTLQFTEDYPNKPPTVRFVSRMFHPNIYADGSICLDILQNQWSPIYDVAAILTSIQSLLCDPNPNSPANSEAARMFSENKREYNRKVREIVEQSWTAD; this is encoded by the exons ATGTCGACTCCTGCGAGGAAGAGGCTCATGAGGGACTTCAAAAGACTGCAGCAGGATCCTCCAGCTGGTATCAGCGGTGCTCCCCATGACAACAACATCATGCTTTGGAATGCTGTTATATTTGG CCCAGATGATACACCTTGGGATGGAG GCACGTTTAAACTGACACTTCAGTTTACTGAGGATTATCCAAACAAGCCACCAACTGTACGCTTTGTCTCTAGGATGTTTCATCCCAACA TTTACGCGGATGGAAGCATATGCTTGGATATATTGCAGAACCAGTGGAGCCCAATATATGATGTAGCTGCTATTCTTACTTCCATCCAG TCTCTGCTCTGTGATCCAAATCCCAACTCACCTGCGAATTCTGAAGCTGCGCGAATGTTCAGTGAGAACAAGCGTGAATACAACAGAAAAGTCCGCGAGATCGTCGAGCAGAGTTGGACAGCAGATTGA